In one Mustela lutreola isolate mMusLut2 chromosome 8, mMusLut2.pri, whole genome shotgun sequence genomic region, the following are encoded:
- the LOC131837865 gene encoding olfactory receptor 6C1-like, whose translation MKNHTEITEFILLGLSDDPQLQGVIFVFLFITYMLSITGNLTIITLTLLDAHLQTPMYFFLRNFSLLEVSFTTVSIPKFLGTLITGDKTISFNDCMAQLFFFILLGVTEFYLLAAMSYDRYIAICKPLHYMTIMNPRVCILLVFASWLASFLIIFPSLMLFIQLDYCKSNVIDHFTCDYFPLLHLSCSDTKFLETVGFSCAVFTLLFTLALIILSYIYIIRTILRIPSASQRTKAFSTCSSHMIVISISYGSCIFMYINPAAKDRVSLSKSVAVLNTSVAPMLNPFIYSLRNQQVKRAFMDRAKKIVFFSSK comes from the coding sequence atgaaaaaccacACAGAAATAACAGAGTTCATCCTCCTGGGATTGTCAGATGATCCACAGCTTCAGGGGGtgatctttgtctttctgttcatCACCTACATGCTCAGCATCACTGGGAACCTGACCATTATCACCCTTACCCTGCTGGATGCCCATCTCCAGACtcccatgtatttcttcctcagAAATTTCTCCTTGCTAGAGGTTTCATTCACAACTGTCAGCATACCCAAGTTCCTGGGCACCCTGATTACAGGAGATAAAACCATTTCTTTTAATGACTGTATGGCtcagttgttttttttcattctgttgggAGTCACTGAATTTTACCTTCTGGCTGCCATGTCCTATGACCGTTACATTGCCATCTGCAAGCCTCTGCATTACATGACCATCATGAATCCCAGAGTCTGCATACTCCTTGTCTTTGCCTCTTGGTTGGCTTCATTCTTAATCATATTCCCATCACTCATGCTGTTCATACAGCTTGATTACTGTAAGTCCAACGTTATAGATCATTTTACCTGTGATTATTTCCCCTTACTACACCTTTCTTGTTCAGACACAAAATTCCTAGAGACAGTGGGTTTTTCCTGTGCTGTGTTTACTCTACTGTTCACTTTGGCATTAATAATTCTGtcctatatatatatcattagaaCAATTTTGAGGATTCCTTCCGCTAGTCAGAGGACAAAGGCCTTTTCTACCTGCTCATCCCACATGATTGTCATCTCCATCTCCTATGGCAGCTGCATTTTCATGTACATTAATCCAGCAGCAAAAGACAGAGTGTCTCTGAGCAAGAGTGTTGCTGTGCTAAACACCTCAGTAGCCCCCATGCTGAACCCCTTTATTTACAGCCTAAGAAACCAGCAAGTCAAGCGAGCCTTCATGGACAGGGCAAAGAAGATTGtatttttctcaagtaaataa